In Aspergillus flavus chromosome 3, complete sequence, one genomic interval encodes:
- a CDS encoding origin recognition complex, subunit 4, which yields MKESRASKRRRVSDAPSVDGDGDVAMGDGVAASPTPQKNARDDEHTGSPTASRSARRRASKGGSKVAEEEPDKENENGPETPSRPGLRSSGRQRKAPQRYEDEVTGTPASTRRAPPASGRSGTTPRSTRKARHVSEDDDEEVESPQSEPQTERLTRTRSRRPPVRFTGTETNTNGDEEFGVRQSPSPDEYQDGLDDLVSMQLQQDLAQNDFAGKDETVIGGEKLPAYAESLQTLSYNGLTAELGALTTIILDKLTGKRCIPLKGLESEYDKVHQLVEQTVSVGEGNSLLLLGSRGSGKTAIVETIISSLKREHHNDFHVVRLNGFLHTDDRLALREMWRQLGRETNTEEEAGKVSSYADTMATLLALLSHPEELFGASNNTDTVTAAKSIVIILDEFDLFVTHPRQTLLYNLFDIAQARKAPIAVLGLTTKVDVTEMLEKRVKSRFSHRYVYVPLPRSLEGFSEICRAGLDLEDKEVSDYLEEANPETRSLITSEKFARVLEGWRAYLQGLWSDEAFQAHLRRIFFQTRSAKEFFTSALTGMTELHYSTYDPTGGAATLQIPTPTTFSSQSLSCPDPGPLPFSTSTTTSASPSSLPLSLLLAATRLAALYDPGLEATQPQSLAPLALSFPAAYAEYVRLLTFAKTSASVSGAAATPGRVWGRDVAREAWEKLISWGLISPVGGGSGTADGRMFRVEISFEEVVDMAGSGGSLGKWWRDG from the exons atgaaggaatCGCGGGCTAGCAAGCGGAGAAGGGTGTCTGATGCGCCTAGCgtagatggagatggggatgtTGCAATGGGTGATGGGGTCGCCGCATCTCCGACACCGCAGAAAAACGCTCGGGACGACGAACACACAGGGTCACCGACCGCCTCACGATCAGCGCGACGTCGGGCGTCAAAAGGAGGCTCAAAAGTtgcggaagaagaaccgGATAAAGAGAATGAGAATGGGCCAGAGACACCTTCTAGGCCTGGTCTACGATCGAGTGGGCGGCAGCGCAAAGCGCCCCAGAGATATGAAGACGAGGTAACTGGTACGCCTGCGTCGACTAGGAGGGCTCCCCCGGCGTCAGGACGCAGTGGTACCACCCCGAGGAGTACGCGGAAGGCAAGACATGTATccgaagacgacgacgaggagGTAGAGTCGCCGCAATCGGAGCCTCAGACCGAGAGGctgacgaggacgaggtcCAGGAGACCTCCTGTGCGGTTTACTGGAACTGAGACAAATACGAATGGTGATGAGGAATTCGGGGTGCGGCAGTCCCCTTCTCCGGATGAATACCAGGATGGATTGGACGATCTTGTCTCAATGCAATTACAACAAGATCTTGCCCAGAATGATTTCGCTGGGAAGGATGAGACTGTAATTGGCGGCGAAAAACTTCCGGCTTACGCTGAATCATTGCAGACACTGTCTTACAACGGCTTGACCGCTGAACTGGGGGCGCTGACTACGATTATCCTTGACAAACTTACTGGCAAGAGATGTATTCCTTTGAAAGGCCTGGAGAGTGAGTATGACAAGGTTCATCAGCTTGTGGAGCAGACGGTCAGCGTTGGAGAGGGCAATTCGTTGTTACTTCTCGGATCACGAGGTTCCGGGAAAACCGCTATAGTCGAGACCATCATCTCGTCGCTAAAAAGGGAACACCACAATGACTTCCACGTCGTTCGTCTCAACGGGTTCTTGCATACAGATGACCGGTTGGCGCTTCGTGAGATGTGGCGCCAGCTTGGTCGTGAAACCAATACTGAAGAAGAGGCGGGGAAAGTAAGCAGCTACGCGGACACGATGGCCACTCTTCTCGCTCTCTTGTCGCACCCAGAGGAGCTGTTTGGTGCTTCTAATAATACAGATACCGTAACCGCAGCCAAGTCCATTGTTATTATACTGGATGAGTTCGACCTCTTTGTCACTCACCCACGTCAGACCCTCCTGTATAATCTGTTCGATATTGCGCAAGCGCGGAAGGCCCCTATCGCGGTCTTGGGCCTGACTACGAAAGTGGATGTGACTGAGATGCTGGAAAAGCGAGTGAAGAGTCGGTTCAGCCATCGCTACGTCTATGTACCACTCCCAAGATCATTAGAAGGCTTTTCCGAAATTTGTCGAGCTGGTCTGGACCTGGAAGATAAGGAGGTTTCGGACTACTTGGAAGAGGCCAATCCCGAGACGCGCTCACTTATCACATCCGAAAAGTTCGCAAGGGTATTGGAAGGGTGGAGAGCGTATTTGCAG GGCCTGTGGAGTGATGAGGCGTTTCAAGCGCATTTACGGAGGATATTCTTTCAAACTAGATCGGCAAAGGAGTTCTTTACCAGCGCTTTGACTGGCATGACGGAGCTGCATTACAGCACCTACGACCCCACAGGCGGAGCTGCCACGCTCCAGATCCCAACGCCAACCACCTTTAGCAGCCAAAGCCTATCTTGTCCAGATCCCGGACCTCTGCCGTTCTCCACCTCGACGACGACCTCTGCCAGTCCCTCGTCGCTGCCCCTATCTTTGTTGTTGGCGGCCACCCGGCTGGCTGCGTTGTATGATCCGGGTCTAGAAGCTACACAGCCCCAGAGTCTGGCTCCCCTGGCGCTATCATTCCCCGCAGCATATGCCGAGTACGTCCGGCTTTTGACGTTCGCTAAAACATCGGCTTCCGTGTCCGGCGCCGCCGCAACCCCTGGACGAGTCTGGGGTCGGGACGTTGCGCGTGAAGCGTGGGAGAAGCTGATCAGTTGGGGGCTGATCAGTCCGGTTGGCGGAGGCAGTGGCACAGCAGATGGTCGGATGTTCCGGGTGGAAATTAGCTTTGAAGAAGTGGTTGACATGGCTGGATCAGGTGGTTCCCTGGGGAAATGGTGGCGCGACGgttaa